The proteins below come from a single Patescibacteria group bacterium genomic window:
- a CDS encoding DUF624 domain-containing protein, with the protein MDSYFNKYWRHFVAGMILGLIFLIIWIITEVFK; encoded by the coding sequence ATGGACTCCTATTTCAATAAATACTGGCGCCATTTCGTAGCTGGAATGATTTTAGGACTAATTTTCTTAATAATCTGGATTATTACTGAGGTTTTCAAATGA
- a CDS encoding site-specific DNA-methyltransferase — MPNTLLSTTSNISHFEQKINTVIHGDCIEVLKTFSNDTFDLIFADPPYYLQLPKGKRLKRPDGSEIIPVDDKWDKFKDYEEFDAFTLNWLTECQRVLKPTGTIWVIGMYHNIFRVGKIMQDLGLWFLNDVIWVKMGALPNLNGRRFTNNHETLIWAVKNKYCKSYTFNYELLKEINAGKQMKDTDWVFPICTGAERLRDKDGIKVHTAQKPINLIKRVILTASNKDDLVLDPFLGSGTTAVAAQELGRNWIGIEKEKKYIEVAKKRISKA; from the coding sequence ATGCCGAACACCTTATTGTCTACAACTTCTAATATATCTCATTTCGAGCAAAAAATAAATACAGTGATCCATGGCGATTGCATTGAAGTTTTAAAGACTTTTTCCAACGATACATTTGATTTGATTTTTGCCGATCCACCTTATTATTTACAATTGCCAAAAGGGAAGAGATTGAAACGTCCAGACGGTTCAGAAATAATTCCCGTAGATGACAAATGGGATAAATTCAAAGATTACGAGGAATTTGATGCCTTTACTCTGAATTGGCTGACCGAATGCCAAAGAGTTTTAAAGCCTACTGGAACTATTTGGGTTATTGGCATGTACCACAATATATTCAGGGTAGGAAAAATAATGCAAGACTTAGGCTTGTGGTTTTTAAATGACGTAATTTGGGTTAAAATGGGTGCATTGCCCAATTTAAATGGGCGAAGATTTACCAATAACCATGAAACCTTAATTTGGGCTGTGAAAAACAAATATTGCAAAAGCTATACTTTTAACTATGAGTTATTAAAAGAAATAAATGCTGGCAAGCAAATGAAAGACACAGATTGGGTGTTTCCTATTTGCACAGGAGCTGAGAGACTAAGAGATAAGGACGGCATAAAAGTGCATACGGCACAAAAGCCCATAAATCTCATCAAGCGTGTTATATTGACCGCAAGTAACAAAGATGATCTAGTTCTCGATCCATTCCTTGGTAGTGGAACAACAGCAGTTGCAGCCCAAGAACTTGGCAGAAACTGGATTGGAATTGAGAAAGAAAAAAAATATATAGAGGTAGCAAAGAAAAGAATTTCTAAAGCGTAA
- a CDS encoding TdeIII family type II restriction endonuclease — protein sequence MAKNSLPKSEAIKSLVYTAVESYAEGFQARHEGEKDDPDGTINMKIHNVFIAALGPEIQFFTALVRSLDSSLGNMLEKLAINIANFSYEVKKRVEGPLGVEQTRGIAELLEKYKRREIAPPTVEDYQFLRTKPTDQSLQTKRHESDYYLIDKETKKHFLIELKIGGDLDNKKARSEKEALLEQFAILSNTLPGNTDLKLCFATAYNRYGEDKPWKQERVRQFFADDELLIGKDFWNFVCKGEDGYDTVLGAYKEKAHLIKEAVDTIKKKYLE from the coding sequence ATGGCTAAAAACTCTCTGCCAAAATCAGAAGCAATAAAAAGTCTAGTTTATACAGCTGTAGAATCTTATGCTGAAGGGTTTCAAGCGCGACATGAAGGAGAAAAGGACGACCCCGATGGCACTATCAATATGAAGATACACAATGTATTTATAGCAGCCTTGGGTCCGGAAATACAATTTTTTACGGCACTAGTTCGATCGCTCGATAGCTCTTTAGGGAATATGTTAGAAAAGCTAGCAATAAATATTGCTAATTTTTCATATGAGGTAAAAAAACGCGTCGAAGGACCCTTAGGCGTTGAACAAACAAGAGGCATAGCGGAGTTACTAGAAAAGTACAAGAGAAGAGAAATCGCACCACCCACAGTAGAAGACTACCAGTTTTTAAGAACAAAACCAACTGATCAATCTCTACAAACCAAAAGACATGAAAGTGATTACTATTTAATTGATAAAGAAACAAAAAAACATTTCTTGATTGAACTTAAAATTGGCGGAGATTTGGATAATAAAAAGGCGCGTTCCGAGAAAGAAGCTCTTTTAGAGCAATTTGCCATATTGTCGAATACATTACCAGGAAATACAGACCTTAAACTTTGTTTCGCAACTGCCTACAACAGATATGGTGAAGATAAACCCTGGAAACAAGAGCGCGTACGGCAATTCTTTGCTGATGATGAGCTGCTTATAGGAAAAGATTTTTGGAATTTTGTTTGCAAAGGTGAAGATGGCTATGACACAGTCTTGGGTGCTTATAAAGAAAAAGCTCATTTAATCAAGGAAGCCGTAGACACAATTAAGAAGAAGTATCTGGAGTAA
- a CDS encoding helix-turn-helix transcriptional regulator, producing the protein MLSKRLKELRKQKGWSQQRLAEKTGLSFNTITKIEQGLGKHPTLKTLIRLTDIFKIGLDELVGRK; encoded by the coding sequence ATGCTATCAAAAAGATTAAAAGAATTGCGTAAACAAAAAGGTTGGTCGCAGCAAAGATTAGCTGAGAAAACAGGTCTATCTTTTAATACAATTACTAAGATAGAACAAGGGCTTGGCAAGCATCCTACGCTAAAAACACTAATCAGATTGACAGATATATTTAAGATTGGCCTGGACGAATTAGTAGGAAGAAAATGA
- a CDS encoding DNA adenine methylase, whose translation MKTMVQPLIKWPGGKSREFTHIKDLIPAFDRYIEPFFGGGAVFFQIRPHRAIINDICKELMDFYRFVKGEYDKEKFKKELYEYVLNWEKVPKYLSIFENQFIALYDRYKRAKITEEQLRTEINSSIKKSENKFNGLFDEKFCLDRQNLLKEIISNLVSKICRTKQVEKERGKLPKGDLEKNIETAFRSGFYMHFRDVMNFNGNKYKIGLAKEIANYYFIREFCYGSMFRFNANGLFNIPYGGIAYNSKDFRGKVDYIFSEDIGRLFKNTTIKNQDFEHFFNTYKFGRKDFIFLDPPYDTDFSDYEKKAFDKRDQERLAHCLCKTQANFILIIKMTPFIFKLYDEKKGIKIGKFEKTYLYNVKGRNERNAEHLIVYNF comes from the coding sequence ATGAAAACAATGGTGCAACCTTTAATTAAATGGCCCGGCGGGAAGTCGAGAGAATTTACTCATATAAAAGATTTAATTCCAGCTTTTGACCGATATATCGAACCTTTCTTTGGTGGAGGTGCGGTTTTCTTTCAAATAAGGCCACATAGAGCTATCATTAATGATATATGTAAAGAATTAATGGACTTCTATAGATTTGTAAAGGGTGAGTATGATAAAGAAAAATTTAAAAAGGAACTGTATGAATATGTGCTGAATTGGGAAAAAGTCCCTAAGTATCTCAGCATATTCGAAAACCAATTTATAGCGTTATATGATAGATATAAGCGAGCCAAAATTACAGAAGAGCAATTAAGAACAGAGATAAATAGTAGTATAAAAAAATCGGAAAACAAATTCAATGGATTATTTGATGAAAAATTTTGCTTAGATAGGCAAAATTTATTAAAAGAAATTATATCAAATTTAGTTTCAAAAATTTGCCGAACAAAACAAGTTGAAAAAGAACGAGGCAAATTGCCCAAGGGCGATCTGGAGAAAAACATTGAAACTGCCTTTAGGAGCGGTTTCTATATGCATTTTCGAGATGTAATGAATTTTAATGGTAATAAATACAAGATTGGCTTGGCAAAAGAGATAGCAAATTACTATTTTATACGGGAATTTTGTTATGGTTCAATGTTTAGGTTTAATGCAAATGGCCTTTTCAACATTCCCTACGGTGGCATAGCTTATAATTCAAAAGATTTTAGAGGAAAAGTGGATTACATTTTTAGTGAGGACATAGGGAGACTTTTTAAAAATACAACGATAAAAAATCAGGACTTTGAACATTTTTTTAATACTTACAAATTTGGTAGAAAAGACTTCATCTTTTTAGACCCTCCTTATGACACAGATTTTAGTGATTATGAAAAGAAGGCTTTTGATAAAAGGGATCAAGAGAGACTAGCGCATTGTTTGTGTAAAACACAGGCCAATTTTATCCTTATTATTAAAATGACACCTTTTATTTTCAAATTATATGATGAAAAAAAGGGTATTAAAATAGGTAAATTTGAAAAAACATATTTATATAATGTAAAAGGTAGGAACGAAAGAAATGCCGAACACCTTATTGTCTACAACTTCTAA